The window GTTGCAGCAGCAACAGCAAGAAGGAATTGCCTCCAGCGGAACTGACCGACTTCAAAGAAGAAGTCGTGTTGCAGAAGCAGTGGAGCCACTCCATCGGTGATGGTCAGGGCGAAACCTACAACATGCTGGTTCCAGCTATCGACGGCGAGCAGATTTTCGCCAGCGACGTAGCGGGTTACATCGTGTCTCTGGATCGCATGACCGGCAAGGTCAACTGGGAGAAAGACCTGGAGCTGCCTGTGTCCGGCGCCGTTGGCGTTGGTTACGGCATGCTGATGGTCGGCACTCTCAAGGGTGAAGTGGTTGTCCTGGACTCCACCACTGGCGAAGAGAAATGGCGCGCGCGCGTGACCAGTGAAGTCCTGGCTCCGCCAGCGACCAACGGTGACGTGGTTGTCGTCCAGACTCAGGACGACCGTGTCATCGGTTTCGACGCCGCGACCGGCAACCAGCGCTGGATCTACGAAAGTACTCCGGCAGTGCTGACCCTGCGTGGCACTGGCGCCCCGATCGTGACCAACCGCCTTGCAGTGGCTGGCCTGTCGACCGGTAAAGTCGTCGCGCTGGATACGTCCAACGGCGTACCGATCTGGGAGCAGCGCGTCGCTGTACCTCAAGGTCGCTCGGAGCTGGATCGGGTTGTCGATATCGACGGCGGTCTGTTGCTGTCCGGTGGCACCTTGTACGTCGCCAGCTATCAAGGCCGGGTTGCCGGTCTGGACCTGGAAAGCGGTCGTGTACTCTGGCAGCGTGATGCGTCGAGCTACTCGGGCGTAGCCCAGGGCTTTGGCAGCGTTTACGCAAGCCTGGCGTCGGGCACCGTTGAAGGTATCGACGAGCGCTCGTCCACTGCACTGTGGAGCAATGATGCTCTGGCCCGCCGTCAACTTGGCGCGCCGGAAGTCTACTCAAGCTATGTAGCGGTCGGCGACATGGAAGGCTATCTGCACCTGTTGAGCCAGGTCGATGGTCGTTTCGTGGGTCGCGAGCGTATCGACAGTGATGGCTTGCGCGCCCGCCCTCTGGTGGTTGGCGACATGATTTATGTCTACGGCAACAGCGGCAAGCTGGAAGCCCTGACGATCAAGTAATGACTGTCTATGATTGAGGCTTCGGCCTCGTGCAGCACCCTGAGGTGCTGCTCCGAACTCCGGCCGCTGCCCTGCAGCGGCTTTTGTATTTTCTGAAATAACGAAGTGGAGAGCCGCATGGTTCCCGTAATCGCCCTGGTGGGTCGACCGAACGTCGGCAAGTCCACCTTGTTCAACCGCCTGACCAGGACTCGCGACGCTATCGTCGGCGATCTGTCCGGTCTGACCCGTGATCGCCAATACGGTGAGGCCAAGTGGCAAGGGCGTTCCTATATTCTGATCGACACCGGTGGTATCTCCGGTGACGAACACGGCATGGATGAAAAGATGGCCGAGCAGTCCCTGCTTGCCATCGAAGAAGCGGACGTTGTTCTGTTCCTCTGTGACGCCCGCGCAGGCTTTACCGCTGCTGACCAGATGATCGGCGAGCACTTGCGCAAGCGTGGCAAGCGTTCCTATGTGGTCGCCAACAAGGTCGACAACATCGACCCGGAAATGGCCCGCGCCGAGTTCTCGCCACTGGGTATGGGTGATGCCATCCCGGTTGCCGGTGCTCATGGTCGCGGCATCAGCCAGATGCTGGAAATCGCCCTGAGCCAATTCCCCAAGGATGAAGGCGAAGACGAAGAAGAAGGCGAGCCGGAAGTGGTCGCTGAAGGTCAGGAAGCCAAGCGCATCCCAGGCCCGAGCGAAAAAGACGGTATCAAGATCGCCATCATTGGTCGTCCGAACGTCGGCAAGTCGACACTGGTCAACCGGATGCTCGGCGAAGACCGTGTCATCGTGTATGACGAGCCTGGCACGACACGCGACAGTATCTACATCCCGTTCGAGCGTAACGACGAGAAGTACACGCTGATCGACACCGCCGGTGTGCGCAAGCGCGGCAAGATCCACGAAGAAGTTGAAAAGTTCTCCGTGGTCAAAACCCTGCAGGCCATCAAAGACGCCAACGTGGTGATCTTCGTGATGGACGCCCGCGAGGGCGTTGTGGATCACGACTTGAACCTGCTGGGCTTTGCCCTGGAGTCAGGCCGCGCTTTGGTGATCGCCCTGAACAAGTGGGACGGCATGGTTCCGAGCGAGCGCGACTTCGTGAAGACCGAGCTTGAACGTCGGTTGTTCTTCGTCGACTTCGCGGACATTCACTTCATCTCGGCGCTGCACGGCACTGGCGTGGGCAACCTGTACCAGTCGGTGCAGAACTCGTTCAAGTCGGCGGTCACCCGCTGGCCAACCAGCCGTCTGACGCAGATTCTCGAAGATGCGGTCAGCGAGCACGCGCCACCGATGGTGGGCAGTCGTCGTATCAAACTGCGTTACGCTCACTTGGGTGGTGCCAACCCGCCGTTGATCGTGATCCACGGTAACCAGGTCGAGAAAGTACCGAAGTCGTACGTCCGCTACCTGGAAAACACCTACCGTCGCGTGCTGAAACTGGTCGGTACTCCGATCCGTATCGAGTTCAAAGGCGGCGAGAACCCTTACGAGGGTAACAAGAACACGCTGACTGACCGTCAGGTCAACAAGAAGCGTCGGATGATGTCGCACCACAAGAAAGCCGACAAGAAGCGCAGAGACAAGCGCTGATAGGGCTATCAATCCTGTCCCTGACCTGTAGGAGCCACCTTGTTGGCGAGGCCGCTTGGCTACCGACGTTTATCAATCGTCTGTACAAACGCCTCGCGAACAAGTTCGCTCCTACAGGGGCTCTGTCAGTGGGTTGTGAATGAATCAGTAAAAGGCTTTCTCCAAAAACGGCGCTAATAGCGCCTTTTTTTATGCGCGTGCTATGGGCTATTCTGCCTGACCCCGTGCCACCGTGGAGCCGGGTGCACCGCAGGAAAGGGCCCCATGATCGACAGCAAGTTGCCCAACGTTGGCACAACCATTTTTACCGTCATGTCTCAACTGGCTGCCGAGACTGGCGCAATCAACCTGTCGCAGGGGTTTCCAGACTTCGATGGCCCGCAGGCGCTGCGCGATGCATTGAGCCGCCATGTCGAGCAGGGTCACAACCAGTATTCGCCAATGACCGGATTGCCGGCGCTACGCCAGCAAGTGGCTGCCAAGATCGCTCACTGCTATGGCCGCCAGGTCAATCCCGATACGGAAGTGACGATAACGCCCGGTGCGACCCAGGCGATCTTCTGCGCCATTCAAACGGTCATCCGCCCTGGCGATGAAGTCATCGTCTTCGATCCTTGCTATGACAGCTACGAGCCCTCGGTCGAGCTGGCTGGGGGGCGCTGCGTCCATGTGCAGCTGGGTCTGGATGACTTTTCGATTGACTGGCAGAAGCTCGGCGATGCCTTGAGCCCGCGCACGCGCATGATCATCCTCAACAGCCCGCACAACCCCAGCGGCGCCTTGATCAGCCGGGCAGAGCTGGACCAGTTGGCAGCACTGATCGCCGATCGAGACATATACCTGGTCAGTGACGAGGTGTACGAGCACCTGGTCTTCGACGGCGTTGAGCATGTCAGCATTCTGGCTCACGAAGAGTTGTACCAGCGCGCCTTCGTGGTCAGTTCGTTCGGTAAGACCTACCACGTCACAGGCTGGAAAACCGGCTATGTGGTTGCCCCTCCCGCGCTGAGCGCCGAGCTGCGCAAGGTGCATCAGTACGTCAGCTTTTGCGGCGTTACGCCTTTGCAGTGGGCGTTGGCAGACTACATGGCCGAGCACCCTGAGCACATCCAAGAGCTGCCCGCGTTCTACCAGAACAAGCGGGACTTTTTCTGCAATCAGTTGCAAGCGTCCCGCTTCACCTTCACCCCGGTGGGCGGCACCTATTTCCAGCTGGTCGACTATTCGCAGATACGTCCGAACCTCAATGACGTCGACATGGCGTTATGGATGACCCGCGAGCACGGCGTTGCGAGCATTCCGGTCTCGGTGTTCTACCAAAGCCCACCCGAAGGGCAGCGCATTATCCGGCTGTGTTTCGCCAAACGAGAGGAGACGTTGCGTCAAGCGGCGGAAAAACTATGCGCGATCTGACCCCATTACCCAATCTAAACGTTGCCTTGGTCCAGACCTCCCTGGCCTGGCATGACCGCCAGGCCAACCTGGAACATTTTGCTCTGTTGCTGGAGCCGGTCAGTGGCGTTGATCTGGTGATCCTGCCGGAAATGTTCACTACCGGTTTTTCCATGGCTTCCGAAACCCTGGCCGAACCTGAAAATGGCCCCACCACCCAGTGGATGCTCGCACAAGCCAAGCGATTGGACGCAGTCGTCACGGGCAGCATTATCGTCAAGGCTGGCGATGGCACGCATCGCAACCGCTTGTTGTGGGCACGGCCGGATGGCGAGGTAATGCATTACGACAAACGTCACTTGTTTCGTATGGCGGGTGAGCACGAGCATTTCAGCCCCGGCGAGCGTCAGGTGCAGTTCGAGCTCAAGGGTTGGCGAATCCGCCCGTTGATCTGCTATGACCTGCGCTTTCCGGTCTGGAGTCGCGACGCGCAACATACAGATCTGCTGCTCTATACCGCCAACTGGCCGGGGGCGCGCCGTCTGCACTGGAATCGTCTGCTGCCTGCGCGAGCTATCGAAAACCTTTGCTACGTCGCAGCAGTGAACCGCATTGGTACTGATGGCAAAGGCTTTGCCTATACCGGCGACAGTCAGGTCCTGGATTTTCAGGGTGAAAGCCTGTTCAGTGCCGGGGAAGCGGACGGGGTGTTTGAGGTGTCGTTGAATGCCGCAGAGCTGGCGGCATATCGAACCAAGTTCCCGGCTAACCTCGATGCGGACACGTTCGACATTCAATAGTGTTTCGGTACGTGCATCACGTTTTGACACGCGCTGGGTTCAGATCTGCGTGATGCGGCCGATAGCGGGTGTACTGAACAGGAGCCTGACGATGATCATCAATATCAATTCCGCGAGTGCTTACTCCCCAGCCCTCACGGCTGCGACCAAGCCCAAGGACGAGTCGGTTGTTGCGCCGACCAAGTCGGATGAGCCGGTTTCCCTGACCGTGAAAATGTCGGGCGGCGGGGCGGTGGCAGGTGCGGCTGAGACCTCGAAAGCAACCACTCCAAAGGAGCAGATGATCGAGCAACTCAAGGAGCAGATCGAGCAGGTCCAGAAGCAGTTGCAACAGCAGCAGGCGCAACTGGCTGCGATCCAGAACAGCAAGGGCTCTGAGCAGGATAAAGCACAGCGAATGATGGCGCTCCAGCAACAGATCGCTGGCACGCTTGCTCAGCTGACGGCGTTGCAAGGGGCCTTGATGCAGGCCATTACGACGCCATCAGTCGACACAACTGCCTGATAGCCTCTGAATTAAAAAGGCCCTGAAGTTCTCACTTCAGGGCCTTTTTTGTGGGTACCGTCTGTAGGTGCTGCCAAAGCTGCGAGAGCGGTTGGTCTGATGCTCCGCCATTCGCAGCCTGCTGGGAGCCCTTACGCGGCTTTTGCTTCAGCCTGGCTCAGGGAGCGGTTCAGTGCACTGAACAATGCCTTGAAGCTGGCGGTGGTGATGTTCTCATCGACGCCCACGCCGTGTACCGCTCGATCACCGTTCACACGCAGCTCGATGTAGGCAGCGGCTTTGGCCGTGGTGCCTGCGCCAATGGCGTGTTCGTTGTAATCCATGATTTCCACGCCAACCGGCAAACTGGACACCAGCGCTTCCAGTGCGCCGTTGCCTTTGCCTTTCCAGCGCTGGGTTTCATCGTTGACGCTGACTTCAGCGTCCACTGCGCTGGTGTTGTTCTCTTCCTGCAAGCGATGGCTGATCAGTGCATAAGGCTTGTTGGCCTGCAGATACTCAGCCTTGAACAGCGAGTAGATCTGCTGGGCGGTCATTTCCAGGCCAAGACGATCGGTCTCGCCCTGAACCACCTGGCTGAACTCGATCTGCATGCGACGCGGCAGGGAGATGCCGTATTCCTGTTCCAGCAGATAGGCGATGCCGCCTTTGCCGGACTGGCTGTTGACGCGAATCACTGCTTCGTAGCTGCGGCCGATATCCGCCGGGTCGATCGGCAGGTAAGGGACTTCCCACAAGGCGCCATCTTTCTGCTGAGTGAAGCCCTTGCGAATGGCGTCCTGGTGGGAACCGGAGAATGCGGTGTGGACCAGGTCGCCAACGTAAGGGGCGCGTGGGTGAACCGGGATCTGGTTGCACTCCTCAACGACTTTGCGCACGCCGTCGATGTCCGAGAAATCCAGACCCGGGTTAATGCCCTGGGTGTAGATGTTCAGGGCCACGGTGACCAGGTCAACGTTACCGGTGCGCTCGCCATTGCCAAACAGGCAGCCCTCAACGCGATCCGCGCCCGCCATCAAGCCCAGCTCGGTCGCGGCGACGCCGGTGCCACGGTCGTTATGGGTGTGCAGGCTGATGATCACGCTGTCGCGACGGTTGATATTGCGGCAGAACCATTCGATCTGGTCGGCGTAGATATTCGGCGTGGCCACTTCAACCGTAGCGGGCAGGTTGAGGATCACTTTGTTTTCCGGCGTTGCGTTCCAGACTTCAATGACCGCATCGCACACTTCCTTGGAGAACTCCAGCTCAGTGGCGCTGAAGGTTTCCGGGGAGTATTCGAATGTCCACTGGGTTTCTGGCTGCTGAGCGGCGTACTTCACGAACAGCTTGGCCGCGCTCACGGCGATCTCTTTTACGCCAGCCTTGTCCTGATTGAACACAATGCGGCGAAACGAAGGGCTGGTGGCGTTGTACAAGTGAACAATGGCTTTCTTCGCCCCACGCAGGGATTCGAAGGTGCGGGCGATCAGGTCTTCACGGCCCTGGGTCAGCACTTGAATAGTGGTGTCGTCCGGGATGTGGCCGTCTTCGATCAGCGTGCGGACGAAGTCGAAGTCGGTCTGCGAGGCGGCCGGGAAAGAAGCTTCGATTTCCTTGACGCCGACGCTGACCAGAGTCTTCCAGAAGCGCAGCTTTTTGACCGCATCCATAGGCTCGATCAGGGATTGGTTACCGTCGCGAAGGTCGGAACTGCACCAGATCGGCGCCGCAGTAATGGTCTTGGAAGGCCAGGTGCGGTCAGGCAGATCGATGGTCGGAAACGCGCGGTACTTGGTCGATGGATCTTTGAGCATGGTCATCGGAGCAAATCCTGTAGGTACTTTTATAGTCGTGGGCCGGAAAAAGGCGGCCAGCCGGTGTAGCAAAAGGCGGGGATGAGGCACATCGGTCTAGCTTGGCAGTCGTGCACTGACCAGGCTGAGACAGCGATGTTGCCGCAACAGAATGAGGGTTTGAGAGGTTTTCATAAGGCCAACCGTAACCATTGAGGGGAATGTTGGCAAGCAGTTGAAAAAAATTGAGATAAGTTCTCTGGATTCTGCTTTTGTTAGTTATTTGTGATTGGATTTTCGAATAATTTGATTTTTTATTGCTGAGAGATGTGCCTGTTGTGTAGCTGAACCTGTGGGAGCGAGCTTGCTCGCGAAGGGGGCGTTACTCCGACAGTTATTAATCGCCTGAAATACAGCCTTCGCAAGCAAGCTTGCTCCCACTAATGCTGTGGCGTACGCGTTTCCTAAGGCTGAAACGCACCGATGAAGATCGCAGGATCAACCCGCGCGTCATTCAGGCTGACGTTCCAGTGCATGTGCGGCCCGGTGGCGCGGCCAGTGGAGCCGACCTTGCCGACCACTCCGCCACGCGGCACGACGTCGCCTACCTTCACGTCAATCTTGGACATGTGGCAGAACATGCTGATGAAACCCTGGCCGTGATCGACAAACACCGTATTGCCATTGAAGAAATAGTTGCCGGTCAGGATGACTTTGCCAGCTGCCGGTGCCTTGATCGGAGTGCCCGCGGGTACAGCGAAGTCCAGACCCGAATGCGGGTTGCGTTCCTCGCCATTGAAGAAGCGACGCACGCCGAACTTGCTCGACAGCGGACCGGCCACGGGCTTGTCCAGCAACAGATTGCTTGGCGTGCCAGGGGTGAAGCTGCGGTAGGCCTTGAGTTGCACGGCCAGCTCACCTTCGATGCGTTTGAGGTCTGCCGGATCAGGGTTCACCTGGCGTTGATTTTTCAAGGTGATCCGCTGTTCCGGGTACTTCTTGCTACCTACCACGAAGTCCAGATTGCGAGTGCCTTTGGCGTCTTTGGCCACGATTTGCTGGCTACCCGGCTTGACCGTCAAAGGCACACCGACGATAGCCAGCCAGCTGGCATCCTGTTCCTTGACCACCAGCACAGGCTTGCCCTGGTAAGTGGCGGTGGGCGCCTGACTCGCATTGCCCAGATCAACGACTGCCACACCACCGGGAACCGGCTTGTTCAGCAGGCGGGTGATATAGCTGTCGGCATGAGCGGGGAGGCAAAGGCACAGGGCAAAGACGGGAGCGAGAAAGCGCAGCATCGATATTCAATCCAGAAGAGAAAGGGTGACGGGCGTCAGGTGGTTGTCTTCGACCCTGACCTGCAATTCGCCTTCGCCGAGGCGCGCGGTCAAGCGCTGGCCGGTTCGGGTTTGCGCGGCGTTGCGAATCGCGTGACCGCGCTCGTCGAGCAGGATGCTGTAACCACGACCCAGCGTAGCCAATGGGCTGACCACTTGCAGGGTTTGCACTTGGGTTTGCAGTTGCAGGCGACGGGTCTTGAGGGTGTCGCGCATGGCCTTGGGTAAACGTGCCGCCAGAACATCGAGCCGCTGGCGCAGAAACGCCAGAGTCCGGCCGGGGTGTTGCGCAGCCAGTCGGCTTTCAAGGTGTGCCAGCCGCACCTGACGTTTGTGCATGTGCTGCTCGAAAGCGCGACGCATGCGCATGTCCAGATCATCCAGACGCTGAGCTTGTTGACGCAGCCGCTCGCCAGGGTGACGCAAGCGACGGGAGATGCCTTCCAGGCGCAGACGCTCGCGCATCAGTTTGTCCTGGATGCGGCTGACCAGTCGCCGATGCAGGTTATCCACACGGCGATGCAAATCGCTGGAGTCCGGGGCGAGCAATTCAGCTGCAGCCGAGGGTGTAGGCGCTCGAACGTCGGCCACGAAGTCGCTGATGGACACGTCAGTTTCATGCCCGACGGCGCTGACGATGGGCGTGACACAGGCATCAATGGCACGGGCCACGGCTTCTTCGTTGAAGCACCAGAGGTCCTCCAGCGAGCCACCACCACGGGCCAGGATCAGCGCATCAAAACCGCGCGAATCTGCCAGCTTGAGTGCGCGGACAATTTGATTGATGGCCTCGCGACCCTGAACGGCGGTGGGGATCAGTGTCAGCTCAACCTGAGGGGCGCGACGGCGGAACACGCTGATGATGTCGCGGATGACCGCGCCGGTTGGCGAACTGATAATGCCGATGCGTTGCGGATGCAGGGGCAGGGCGACCTTGCGCTCAGCGCTGAACAGTCCTTCGGTGCTGAGTTTTTCCTTCAGGGCATCAAAGGCCAGACGCAGCGCGCCATCGCCTGCGGGCTCCACGGTATCGAGGATCAGCTGGTAATCGCCACGGCCTTCGAACAGTGAGACCTTGCCGCGCACCTTGACCTGCAAGCCATCTTTCAGCGCTTGCCGAACCCGGGCGGCACTCTGCCGGAACAGGGCGCAGCGCACCTGTGCGCCGGAATCCTTCAGGGTGAAGTAGACGTGACCGGAAGCCGGTCGCGACAGGTTGGAGATTTCACCCTCCACCCAGATATGGCTGAACACATCCTCCAGCAACACCCGCGCGCGGCCGTTGAGCTGGCTGACAGTTAGGACTTCCCGGTCGAGGCCGAGTCTTGCGAAGGGGTCTTTGATCATGGTGGGCATGATAAAGGCAATGTGCATTAAGCGCACGACGCAAGGGGGTGGGAATTGCATCCTGTTGGAGTGGACCTGTGGGAGCGAGCTTGCTCGCGAAGGCAATGTTCCTGCCCCCGGGAATACATTTGAACGTCCCGGCCTCTTCGCGAGCAAGCTCGCTCCCACGGGTAATTGAAGTGGGCTCCAAATGTAGACGCGACCGGGGACCCGTCGATTTGCTACAGTCCGCAGGTCACTTTCAGGGAAGAACAATAATAGTGGGCACCCTCGACGTTATCGCACTGTTCACCGATCTGGGCTTCACGCCTCTGGACTGGCTGCTCATCGAGCTGGCCGTGGTCGCTGCTTATATAGTGTTCGGCATTGCCGGTTTTGGGACTGCCCTGGTGGCGGCCCCGGCGCTGATCCACTTCATGCCGCTGTCACGAATCATTCCTTTACTGGTGCTGCTGGATTTCCTCGCGGCCCTGGGCAATCTGCTGCCGTCGCGCCAGTCGGTGGTCAAGTCCGAGCTGTTTCGCCTGTTGCCGTGCATGGCCGTGGGCTGCACCTTGGGTGTGGTGTTCCTGCTCAACCTGAAATCCGACATCCTTCTTTTATTAATGGGCATCTTCATCACCGCGTATGCGCTTTACAGCTTGGCGGTAAAACTGCGGCCTACGCAGTTGGCTGCCGGCTGGGCCATTCCCATGGGCACCATCGGCGGATTGTTTGGCGCGCTGTTTGGCAGTGGCGGCTTTCTGTATGCGATTTATCTCAACGGTCGCCTGGAGTCCAAGGAGCGGGTGCGGGCGACGCAAAGCGCGTTGATCAGTTGCAGCACCGTCGTGCGCTTGAGCCTGTTTATGATCGCCGGTGTCTACGCGCAGCTGTCGTTGCTGATGCTGGCTATGTGTCTGCTGCCCGCCATGTTGTTGGGTTCCTGGGTAGGGCGCGGCCTGACCTTGAAGATGTCCCGGGAAACCTTCGTGCGCTCGGTGACTTGGCTGGTGCTGGTCAGTGGCATTGCGTTGATCGGCCGCTACATCGCAGGCTGATCCCGGGCTTGACCTGAGCAACGGGGGGATTAAGCTGCCGCCCTCTTACACAGCTCAGTGACTGACTCCATGAACAGCCAAAGCATTATCGTCCCGCAGATTTCCGGCTACCCCGGTCGCGAGGCGCGGGCGCGTCTGATCCTGCGCTGGCTGGTCAAGCTCAACGTGGTCGAACCCGAGCTGACCACCTGCGGGCGCACCTACAATAAAATGGCCTACGCCATCGCCCCCGGTGCGCGAAAAGTTGTCGAGGATCCTGATGCATTGCCGTTCGGCAAGCCGGTCAATGGTCTGGAGATTGTCACCAAGCGCTGCATTTTCACACCTCTCAAGGACTTCGCCGAAGAAGCCGGTTGCCCCGAATGCCGCAAGGAAATCGGCGAGGCGCTATTCGACAGCCTCGAAGAGTGGATGCCTGCCCATACTGATAACTTCATCTGCCCTGAATGCGGCCATGAAGACGACATCAATGGCTTTCTGTTTCTCGAACCCTGCGGGTTTTCCAACCTGGGGT of the Paucimonas lemoignei genome contains:
- the xseA gene encoding exodeoxyribonuclease VII large subunit — protein: MHIAFIMPTMIKDPFARLGLDREVLTVSQLNGRARVLLEDVFSHIWVEGEISNLSRPASGHVYFTLKDSGAQVRCALFRQSAARVRQALKDGLQVKVRGKVSLFEGRGDYQLILDTVEPAGDGALRLAFDALKEKLSTEGLFSAERKVALPLHPQRIGIISSPTGAVIRDIISVFRRRAPQVELTLIPTAVQGREAINQIVRALKLADSRGFDALILARGGGSLEDLWCFNEEAVARAIDACVTPIVSAVGHETDVSISDFVADVRAPTPSAAAELLAPDSSDLHRRVDNLHRRLVSRIQDKLMRERLRLEGISRRLRHPGERLRQQAQRLDDLDMRMRRAFEQHMHKRQVRLAHLESRLAAQHPGRTLAFLRQRLDVLAARLPKAMRDTLKTRRLQLQTQVQTLQVVSPLATLGRGYSILLDERGHAIRNAAQTRTGQRLTARLGEGELQVRVEDNHLTPVTLSLLD
- a CDS encoding permease produces the protein MGASLLAKAMFLPPGIHLNVPASSRASSLPRVIEVGSKCRRDRGPVDLLQSAGHFQGRTIIVGTLDVIALFTDLGFTPLDWLLIELAVVAAYIVFGIAGFGTALVAAPALIHFMPLSRIIPLLVLLDFLAALGNLLPSRQSVVKSELFRLLPCMAVGCTLGVVFLLNLKSDILLLLMGIFITAYALYSLAVKLRPTQLAAGWAIPMGTIGGLFGALFGSGGFLYAIYLNGRLESKERVRATQSALISCSTVVRLSLFMIAGVYAQLSLLMLAMCLLPAMLLGSWVGRGLTLKMSRETFVRSVTWLVLVSGIALIGRYIAG
- a CDS encoding sugar ABC transporter ATPase, encoding MNSQSIIVPQISGYPGREARARLILRWLVKLNVVEPELTTCGRTYNKMAYAIAPGARKVVEDPDALPFGKPVNGLEIVTKRCIFTPLKDFAEEAGCPECRKEIGEALFDSLEEWMPAHTDNFICPECGHEDDINGFLFLEPCGFSNLGFIFNDWLDASFKQSFLDDFAERLDRPVSFVKVRL
- the ramA_2 gene encoding putative hydrolase — its product is MRDLTPLPNLNVALVQTSLAWHDRQANLEHFALLLEPVSGVDLVILPEMFTTGFSMASETLAEPENGPTTQWMLAQAKRLDAVVTGSIIVKAGDGTHRNRLLWARPDGEVMHYDKRHLFRMAGEHEHFSPGERQVQFELKGWRIRPLICYDLRFPVWSRDAQHTDLLLYTANWPGARRLHWNRLLPARAIENLCYVAAVNRIGTDGKGFAYTGDSQVLDFQGESLFSAGEADGVFEVSLNAAELAAYRTKFPANLDADTFDIQ
- the leuA gene encoding 2-isopropylmalate synthase, which produces MTMLKDPSTKYRAFPTIDLPDRTWPSKTITAAPIWCSSDLRDGNQSLIEPMDAVKKLRFWKTLVSVGVKEIEASFPAASQTDFDFVRTLIEDGHIPDDTTIQVLTQGREDLIARTFESLRGAKKAIVHLYNATSPSFRRIVFNQDKAGVKEIAVSAAKLFVKYAAQQPETQWTFEYSPETFSATELEFSKEVCDAVIEVWNATPENKVILNLPATVEVATPNIYADQIEWFCRNINRRDSVIISLHTHNDRGTGVAATELGLMAGADRVEGCLFGNGERTGNVDLVTVALNIYTQGINPGLDFSDIDGVRKVVEECNQIPVHPRAPYVGDLVHTAFSGSHQDAIRKGFTQQKDGALWEVPYLPIDPADIGRSYEAVIRVNSQSGKGGIAYLLEQEYGISLPRRMQIEFSQVVQGETDRLGLEMTAQQIYSLFKAEYLQANKPYALISHRLQEENNTSAVDAEVSVNDETQRWKGKGNGALEALVSSLPVGVEIMDYNEHAIGAGTTAKAAAYIELRVNGDRAVHGVGVDENITTASFKALFSALNRSLSQAEAKAA
- the engA gene encoding GTP-binding protein EngA, giving the protein MVPVIALVGRPNVGKSTLFNRLTRTRDAIVGDLSGLTRDRQYGEAKWQGRSYILIDTGGISGDEHGMDEKMAEQSLLAIEEADVVLFLCDARAGFTAADQMIGEHLRKRGKRSYVVANKVDNIDPEMARAEFSPLGMGDAIPVAGAHGRGISQMLEIALSQFPKDEGEDEEEGEPEVVAEGQEAKRIPGPSEKDGIKIAIIGRPNVGKSTLVNRMLGEDRVIVYDEPGTTRDSIYIPFERNDEKYTLIDTAGVRKRGKIHEEVEKFSVVKTLQAIKDANVVIFVMDAREGVVDHDLNLLGFALESGRALVIALNKWDGMVPSERDFVKTELERRLFFVDFADIHFISALHGTGVGNLYQSVQNSFKSAVTRWPTSRLTQILEDAVSEHAPPMVGSRRIKLRYAHLGGANPPLIVIHGNQVEKVPKSYVRYLENTYRRVLKLVGTPIRIEFKGGENPYEGNKNTLTDRQVNKKRRMMSHHKKADKKRRDKR
- the yfgL gene encoding PQQ repeat-containing protein, with the protein product MRDVIRWKHAALLALAILAAGCSSNSKKELPPAELTDFKEEVVLQKQWSHSIGDGQGETYNMLVPAIDGEQIFASDVAGYIVSLDRMTGKVNWEKDLELPVSGAVGVGYGMLMVGTLKGEVVVLDSTTGEEKWRARVTSEVLAPPATNGDVVVVQTQDDRVIGFDAATGNQRWIYESTPAVLTLRGTGAPIVTNRLAVAGLSTGKVVALDTSNGVPIWEQRVAVPQGRSELDRVVDIDGGLLLSGGTLYVASYQGRVAGLDLESGRVLWQRDASSYSGVAQGFGSVYASLASGTVEGIDERSSTALWSNDALARRQLGAPEVYSSYVAVGDMEGYLHLLSQVDGRFVGRERIDSDGLRARPLVVGDMIYVYGNSGKLEALTIK
- a CDS encoding peptidase M23B, yielding MLRFLAPVFALCLCLPAHADSYITRLLNKPVPGGVAVVDLGNASQAPTATYQGKPVLVVKEQDASWLAIVGVPLTVKPGSQQIVAKDAKGTRNLDFVVGSKKYPEQRITLKNQRQVNPDPADLKRIEGELAVQLKAYRSFTPGTPSNLLLDKPVAGPLSSKFGVRRFFNGEERNPHSGLDFAVPAGTPIKAPAAGKVILTGNYFFNGNTVFVDHGQGFISMFCHMSKIDVKVGDVVPRGGVVGKVGSTGRATGPHMHWNVSLNDARVDPAIFIGAFQP
- the ybdL gene encoding aminotransferase — encoded protein: MIDSKLPNVGTTIFTVMSQLAAETGAINLSQGFPDFDGPQALRDALSRHVEQGHNQYSPMTGLPALRQQVAAKIAHCYGRQVNPDTEVTITPGATQAIFCAIQTVIRPGDEVIVFDPCYDSYEPSVELAGGRCVHVQLGLDDFSIDWQKLGDALSPRTRMIILNSPHNPSGALISRAELDQLAALIADRDIYLVSDEVYEHLVFDGVEHVSILAHEELYQRAFVVSSFGKTYHVTGWKTGYVVAPPALSAELRKVHQYVSFCGVTPLQWALADYMAEHPEHIQELPAFYQNKRDFFCNQLQASRFTFTPVGGTYFQLVDYSQIRPNLNDVDMALWMTREHGVASIPVSVFYQSPPEGQRIIRLCFAKREETLRQAAEKLCAI